A DNA window from Candidatus Sulfotelmatobacter sp. contains the following coding sequences:
- the nrfD gene encoding NrfD/PsrC family molybdoenzyme membrane anchor subunit translates to MSDSYYGKPIVRPHIWGWYIDVYFWLGGLAGAGAVAMACARMRGAHKLANAEKRAALAAIALAGPLLIVDLGRPARFYNMLRVFKPTSPMSVGTWIFSAYGAALGGSTLAELLGWRRTQYAGEALAGLVGPALATYTAALVADTATPAWHEAHDVLPFLFASSAVAAAGSAGVAFAPLAESGSARRLMIGGALAMVGVGGIMETRLGPLLAEPYHTGRAGALQRATNTLALTGAVLGLLGRRSRTVSTIAAACVAAAGMCERFTVLAAGKQSALDPKYTVEPQRARMAAREKAQPPAA, encoded by the coding sequence ATGAGCGACTCGTACTACGGCAAGCCGATCGTGCGGCCGCACATCTGGGGCTGGTACATCGACGTCTACTTCTGGCTCGGCGGCTTGGCCGGTGCCGGCGCGGTCGCGATGGCGTGCGCCCGCATGCGCGGCGCGCACAAGCTCGCGAACGCCGAGAAGCGCGCGGCGCTGGCCGCGATCGCGCTCGCCGGACCGCTGCTCATCGTCGACCTCGGTCGGCCCGCACGCTTCTACAACATGCTGCGCGTCTTCAAGCCGACCTCGCCGATGAGCGTGGGGACGTGGATCTTCAGCGCGTACGGCGCCGCGCTCGGCGGCTCGACGCTGGCCGAGTTGCTGGGCTGGCGGCGCACCCAGTACGCCGGTGAGGCACTGGCCGGCCTGGTCGGCCCGGCGCTGGCGACGTACACGGCCGCGCTGGTCGCCGACACCGCGACGCCGGCGTGGCACGAAGCGCACGACGTGCTGCCGTTCCTGTTCGCCTCGAGCGCGGTGGCGGCCGCCGGCTCGGCGGGCGTCGCGTTCGCGCCGCTCGCCGAAAGCGGATCGGCACGACGGCTGATGATCGGCGGTGCGCTCGCGATGGTCGGCGTCGGCGGAATCATGGAGACACGGCTGGGGCCGCTGCTCGCCGAGCCGTACCACACGGGCCGGGCCGGCGCGCTGCAGCGCGCGACCAACACGCTCGCCCTGACCGGCGCCGTGCTCGGCCTGCTCGGCCGGCGCAGCCGCACCGTCTCGACGATCGCGGCCGCGTGCGTCGCGGCGGCCGGGATGTGCGAGCGCTTCACCGTGCTGGCGGCCGGCAAGCAATCGGCACTCGATCCGAAGTACACCGTCGAGCCGCAGCGCGCCCGCATGGCCGCGCGCGAGAAAGCGCAGCCCCCGGCCGCCTGA
- a CDS encoding 4Fe-4S dicluster domain-containing protein — MELFDATGAPREQATYGDEAQPRVGFFTDTTLCIGCKACEVACKEWNQIPSDGYDFSGESYDNTGALSATTWRHVAFVEQSGRWLMESDVCKHCTHAACLDVCPTGALFRTEHGTVVVQQDVCNGCGYCVPACPFGVIGRSEETGRAAKCTLCYDRLKDNEEPSCAKACPTQSIQFGELDELRARADARLAKVREGGMYTDASLYLRDQNDGIGGGGSMFLLLDKPEVYGLPPDPIDTTRDLLSIWKHAGLAALAIVGVTALAALGTKRQ; from the coding sequence ATGGAGCTCTTCGACGCGACCGGCGCGCCGCGCGAACAAGCCACCTACGGCGACGAGGCGCAGCCGCGCGTGGGCTTCTTCACCGACACGACGCTGTGCATCGGCTGCAAAGCGTGCGAGGTCGCGTGCAAGGAGTGGAACCAGATCCCCAGCGACGGCTACGACTTCAGCGGCGAGTCGTACGACAACACCGGCGCGCTCTCCGCGACCACCTGGCGCCACGTCGCGTTCGTCGAACAGTCCGGGCGCTGGCTGATGGAGTCCGACGTCTGCAAGCACTGCACGCACGCGGCGTGCCTGGACGTCTGCCCGACCGGTGCGCTCTTCCGCACCGAGCACGGCACGGTGGTCGTGCAGCAGGACGTTTGCAACGGCTGCGGCTACTGCGTGCCGGCCTGCCCGTTCGGCGTCATCGGGCGCTCCGAAGAGACCGGCCGCGCCGCCAAGTGCACGCTCTGCTACGACCGGCTCAAGGACAACGAGGAACCCTCCTGCGCGAAGGCCTGTCCGACGCAGTCGATCCAATTCGGCGAGCTCGACGAGCTGCGCGCGCGGGCCGACGCACGACTGGCCAAGGTGCGCGAAGGCGGGATGTACACCGACGCGTCGCTCTATCTCCGCGACCAGAACGACGGGATCGGCGGCGGCGGTTCGATGTTCCTGTTGCTCGACAAGCCCGAGGTCTACGGTTTGCCGCCGGATCCGATCGACACCACACGCGATCTGCTGTCGATTTGGAAACACGCGGGCCTGGCCGCGCTCGCGATCGTCGGCGTCACCGCGCTGGCGGCGCTCGGAACGAAGCGGCAATGA
- the fdh gene encoding formate dehydrogenase has product MDASDRPRAPLAFLRQLGRDRFGLAEAARSDASAALTPRTATADKVVQSVCPYCAVGCGQRIYVKDDKVVQIEGDPDSPLSRGRLCPKGSASRTMTQSPLREYKVKYRRPHGTRWESLDLDTAVDMIADRVIATREKTWEDRDAQGRPLRRTLGIASLGGATLDNEENYLMKKLYTGLGIVQVENQARIUHSSTVPGLGTSFGRGGATTFPADLQNSDCILIMGSNMAENHPVGFQWVMEARERGARVIHVDPRFTRTSAVAHDFVRIRPGSDIAFLGGIIKYVLDNGLWFDEYVKAYTNASTIIDERYRDTEELDGLFSGFDPAAREYDFTSWQYRGIAMHGAAGQRTSAQSGEGSGKGGSGPTLQHGKPPHVDPTLQDPFCAFQILKRHFARYTPEMVEKICGTPAADFLNVAKAMAENSGRERTTAICYAVGWTQHTVGVQYIRTASILQLLLGNIGRPGGGILALRGHASIQGSTDIPTLFDILPGYIPTPMVDHTDLKTFVDAVSSKAGYWAHMDAYTVSLLKSWYGDRATPENEFCFGYLPRATGDHSTYPSILAMLDGKVPGFFVVGENPAVGSANASLHRRAMAKLDWLVVRDLFEIESAAFWHTSPEIDRGELRTEDIKTEVFFLPAADHTEKKGSFTNTQRLLQWRHQAKEPVGDCRSELWFYYELGKRIRAKLAAKNDPKDRAVLDLTWDYPTTGSQHDPDGDAVLQEINGYDAEDKPISTYTQLKADGSTRAGCWIYCGVYADGQNMAARRKPGNEQSEIAPEWGWAWPANRRILYNRASADPAGKPWSERKKLMWFDEAKGEWTGPDVPDFDKTKRPDYVPPDGATAEKALDGVSPFIMQGDGKGWLFAPDGLLDGPLPTHYEPEESPFKNALYTQRASPTREHWPHVHNELQPVDGDPHARVYPFITTTYRLTEHHTAGGMSRMVPHLSELQPEMFCEISPALARLRNLENGGWATIITARSAIEARVLVTERMHDECVEGRTTCVVGLPYHWGFQGLVTGDAANDLWPMTADPNVHIGESKATTCDIRPGRRPRGRAVVELLNEYRTRAGLETED; this is encoded by the coding sequence ATGGATGCTTCGGATCGTCCGCGCGCCCCGTTGGCGTTCCTGCGGCAACTCGGCCGCGACCGCTTCGGCCTCGCCGAAGCCGCTCGTTCCGACGCCTCGGCGGCGCTGACGCCGCGCACCGCGACCGCCGACAAAGTCGTGCAGTCGGTGTGCCCGTACTGCGCGGTCGGCTGCGGTCAACGGATCTACGTCAAAGACGACAAGGTCGTGCAGATCGAGGGCGATCCGGACTCGCCGCTCTCGCGCGGCCGCTTGTGTCCAAAAGGCTCCGCGAGTCGCACGATGACGCAGAGCCCGCTGCGCGAGTACAAGGTGAAGTACCGCCGCCCGCACGGCACGCGCTGGGAGTCGCTCGACCTCGACACGGCCGTCGACATGATCGCCGACCGCGTCATTGCGACGCGCGAAAAGACATGGGAAGACCGTGACGCGCAGGGACGGCCGCTGCGGCGCACGCTCGGCATCGCCAGCCTCGGCGGCGCGACGCTCGACAACGAAGAGAACTATCTCATGAAGAAGCTCTACACGGGCTTGGGGATAGTGCAAGTCGAGAATCAAGCCCGAATTTGACATAGCTCGACGGTGCCTGGTCTAGGCACCTCATTCGGCCGCGGCGGGGCCACGACGTTTCCGGCGGACCTGCAAAACAGCGACTGCATCCTCATCATGGGCTCGAACATGGCGGAGAACCATCCGGTCGGGTTCCAATGGGTGATGGAAGCGCGCGAGCGCGGTGCGCGCGTCATCCACGTCGACCCGCGCTTCACCCGCACCAGCGCCGTCGCGCACGACTTCGTACGCATCCGCCCGGGCTCCGACATCGCGTTCCTGGGCGGCATCATCAAGTACGTGCTCGACAACGGGTTGTGGTTCGACGAGTACGTCAAGGCCTACACCAACGCGTCGACGATCATCGACGAGCGCTACCGCGACACCGAGGAGCTCGACGGTCTCTTCTCCGGCTTCGATCCCGCAGCCCGGGAGTACGACTTCACCTCGTGGCAATACCGCGGCATTGCGATGCACGGCGCCGCCGGTCAGCGCACGAGCGCGCAGTCCGGTGAGGGCTCCGGCAAGGGCGGGAGCGGCCCGACATTGCAGCACGGCAAACCGCCGCACGTCGATCCGACGCTGCAAGATCCGTTCTGCGCCTTCCAGATCCTCAAACGGCACTTCGCGCGCTACACGCCGGAGATGGTGGAGAAGATTTGCGGGACGCCGGCGGCGGACTTCCTCAACGTCGCCAAGGCGATGGCCGAGAACTCCGGGCGCGAACGGACGACCGCCATCTGCTACGCGGTCGGGTGGACGCAGCACACCGTCGGCGTGCAATACATCCGGACCGCCTCGATCCTGCAACTGCTGCTCGGCAACATCGGGCGCCCCGGCGGCGGCATCCTCGCCCTGCGCGGCCACGCTTCAATCCAAGGCTCGACCGACATCCCCACGCTGTTCGACATCCTGCCGGGCTACATCCCGACGCCGATGGTCGACCACACCGACCTGAAGACGTTCGTCGACGCCGTTTCGTCGAAGGCCGGCTACTGGGCGCACATGGACGCCTACACGGTCAGCCTGCTCAAATCGTGGTACGGCGATCGCGCCACGCCGGAGAACGAGTTCTGCTTCGGCTACCTGCCGCGGGCAACCGGCGACCACTCGACGTATCCGTCGATCCTGGCGATGCTCGACGGCAAGGTGCCGGGCTTCTTCGTCGTCGGCGAGAACCCGGCGGTCGGCTCCGCGAACGCATCGCTCCATCGCCGCGCGATGGCGAAGCTGGACTGGCTCGTCGTGCGCGACCTGTTCGAGATCGAGAGTGCGGCGTTCTGGCACACCTCGCCGGAGATCGACCGCGGGGAGCTGCGCACCGAGGACATCAAGACCGAAGTCTTCTTCCTCCCCGCCGCCGACCACACCGAAAAGAAAGGCTCGTTCACCAACACGCAGCGGCTCTTGCAATGGCGCCATCAGGCGAAAGAGCCGGTGGGCGACTGCCGCTCGGAGCTGTGGTTCTACTACGAGTTGGGCAAACGCATCCGCGCCAAGCTGGCCGCGAAGAACGACCCGAAGGACCGCGCGGTGCTCGACCTCACCTGGGACTACCCGACCACGGGATCGCAGCACGATCCCGACGGTGACGCGGTCCTGCAAGAGATCAACGGCTACGACGCCGAGGACAAGCCGATCTCGACCTACACGCAACTGAAGGCGGACGGCTCGACGCGAGCGGGCTGTTGGATCTACTGCGGCGTGTACGCCGACGGCCAGAACATGGCAGCCCGACGGAAGCCCGGCAACGAGCAGAGCGAGATCGCGCCCGAATGGGGCTGGGCGTGGCCGGCCAATCGGCGCATCCTCTACAACCGCGCTTCCGCCGATCCGGCCGGCAAACCGTGGAGCGAGCGCAAGAAACTCATGTGGTTCGACGAGGCGAAGGGCGAGTGGACCGGCCCCGACGTCCCCGACTTCGACAAGACGAAGCGACCCGACTACGTGCCGCCCGACGGCGCGACCGCGGAGAAGGCGCTCGACGGCGTCTCGCCGTTCATCATGCAAGGCGACGGCAAAGGCTGGCTGTTCGCGCCCGACGGGCTGCTCGACGGTCCGTTGCCGACCCACTACGAGCCGGAGGAGTCGCCCTTCAAGAACGCGCTCTACACGCAGCGCGCCAGCCCGACCCGCGAGCACTGGCCGCACGTCCACAACGAGCTGCAGCCGGTCGACGGCGATCCGCACGCGCGCGTGTACCCGTTCATCACGACGACCTACCGGCTGACCGAGCACCACACCGCAGGCGGGATGTCGCGCATGGTGCCGCATCTCTCCGAGCTGCAGCCGGAGATGTTCTGCGAGATCAGCCCCGCGCTGGCGCGCCTGCGCAACCTCGAGAACGGCGGCTGGGCGACGATCATCACCGCCCGCAGCGCGATTGAGGCGCGCGTGCTGGTCACCGAGCGTATGCACGACGAGTGCGTCGAGGGCCGCACGACCTGCGTCGTCGGGCTGCCGTACCATTGGGGCTTCCAAGGCCTGGTGACGGGCGACGCGGCCAACGACCTGTGGCCGATGACGGCCGACCCGAACGTGCACATCGGCGAGTCGAAGGCGACGACCTGCGACATTCGTCCCGGCCGGCGGCCGCGCGGACGCGCGGTGGTCGAGCTGCTCAACGAGTACCGCACCCGCGCGGGACTGGAGACGGAGGACTGA
- a CDS encoding 1-acyl-sn-glycerol-3-phosphate acyltransferase, with product MSRYPPLGALGPRLIAHWALATQTAAVDVGGLEHLPRAGPALIVARHYHHLLDGAVLLTRLPRPVHIVVALDWTANARQRRWMERACALAGWPVVLRPAALPHARAFAASELMGYLRRGLRDAAHLLRDGRVVVVFPEGYPLVDPTPGDAPRPARDGDGFLPFAAGYRTIANLAQRAGARVPLVPLGFAYARTGERWRIDARLGAPLAPDTPPDAVERAVRALSQAADGSSG from the coding sequence GTGAGCCGCTACCCACCGCTCGGCGCGCTCGGCCCGCGGCTGATCGCGCACTGGGCGCTCGCGACGCAGACCGCCGCCGTCGACGTCGGCGGCCTCGAGCACCTGCCGCGCGCGGGGCCGGCACTGATCGTCGCGCGGCACTACCACCATCTGCTCGACGGCGCCGTGCTGTTGACGCGGCTGCCGCGGCCGGTGCACATCGTCGTCGCGCTCGACTGGACGGCGAACGCGCGGCAGCGCCGCTGGATGGAGCGCGCCTGCGCGCTGGCCGGTTGGCCGGTCGTCCTGCGGCCAGCCGCGCTCCCGCACGCGCGCGCCTTCGCGGCGAGCGAGCTGATGGGCTATCTGCGCCGCGGACTGCGGGACGCCGCGCACCTGTTGCGCGACGGCCGCGTCGTCGTGGTGTTTCCGGAAGGGTATCCGCTCGTCGATCCCACGCCGGGCGATGCGCCGCGGCCGGCACGCGACGGCGACGGGTTTCTCCCGTTCGCGGCCGGCTACCGAACGATCGCGAACCTGGCGCAGCGCGCCGGCGCGAGGGTCCCGCTCGTGCCGCTCGGCTTCGCCTACGCGCGTACCGGCGAACGCTGGCGCATCGACGCACGCCTGGGCGCCCCGCTCGCACCCGACACGCCGCCCGACGCGGTCGAACGCGCCGTTCGCGCCCTTAGCCAGGCGGCCGACGGGAGCAGCGGGTGA